The genomic window CGGCCAAGGCCGCCGGCGTGCGCAGCGTGGGGCTGAGCTACGGCTACAACCATGGTCGCCCCATCGCCGAGGAAACCCCGACGCTGGTGCTCGACGACCTGCGCCATCTGCTGCCTTGCTTCGACTCGGGCAAAGCGATAGTGTTGCCCGACTCCGCCTCAACTCCCGCTCAGCGAGACAGCACCGTGGAAACGGCCCCCCACACACTCTGGATGAAAGTCATCAAGGCCCTGGCCCGCTGGCGCTGGCGCGCCTGACATCCTTTGGCCGGTACGCCCGGCGTGTGTGCACCCAAGACCGTTCCCCCCTCAGAGCCTGTTAACTGCCGGCAGACCCGCACTGCGCGAAACAGGCTCCTCTTACGAGGCTGATCATGACCCGCGAAGAATTCCAGCGCCTGGCCGCCCAGGGCTACAACCGCATCCCGCTGACCTGCGAAACCCTGGCCGACTTCGACACCCCGCTGTCGATCTACCTGAAGCTCGCCGACGGCCCCAACACCTACCTGCTCGAATCCGTGCAGGGCGGCGAGAAGTGGGGGCGTTACTCGATCATCGGCCTGCCCAGCCGCACCGTGCTGCGCGTTTACGGCCACCAGGCGAGCATCAAGGTCGACGGCGTCGAGACCGAGAGCTTCGAATGCGCCGACCCGCTGGCCTTCGTCGAGGCGTTCAAGGAGCGCTACCGCGTGCCGACCATCGCCGGTCTGCCTCGCTTCAACGGCGGCCTGGTCGGCTACTTCGGCTATGACTGCGTGCGCTACGTCGAGCAGCGCCTGGCGCAGTGCCCGAACCCCGACCCGCTGAACAACCCCGACATCCTGCTGATGGTCTCCGACGCGGTGGTCGTGTTCGACAACCTCGCCGGCAAGATGCACGCCATCGTCCTCGCCGACCCGGCGCAGGCCGACGCCTACGACCAGGGCCTGGCCCAGCTGGAAGCACTGCTGGAGCGCCTGCGCCAGCCGATCACCCCGCGCCGCGGCCTGGACTTCAGCGCAGTCAATGCCCCGGAACCGCAGTTCCGCGCCAGCTTCACCCGCGAGGACTACGAGCGCGCCGTCGGCACCATCAAGGAATACATCCTGGCCGGCGACTGCATGCAGGTGGTGCCATCGCAGCGCATGTCCATCGACTTCGCCGCCGCGCCCATCGACCTGTACCGCGCGCTGCGCTGCTTCAACCCGACGCCCTACATGTACTTCTTCAACTTCGGCGACTTCCACGTCGTCGGCAGTTCGCCGGAAGTGCTGGTGCGCGTCGAGGACGGCGAAGTCACCGTGCGCCCAATCGCCGGCACCCGCCCACGTGGCGCCACCGAGGAAGCCGACCGCGCGCTGGAAGACGACCTGCTGTCCGATGCCAAGGAAATCGCCGAGCACCTGATGCTCATCGACCTGGGCCGCAACGACGTCGGCCGCGTCTCGCAGACCGGCAGCGTGAAGGTCACCGAGCGGATGGTGATCGAGCGCTACTCCAACGTCATGCACATCGTCTCCAACGTGAACGGCCAGCTGAAGGACGGCATGAGCGCGATGGACGCCCTGCGCGCGATCCTGCCGGCCGGCACCTTGTCCGGCGCGCCGAAGATCCGCGCGATGGAGATCATCGACGAGCTGGAGCCGGTCAAGCGTGGCGTCTACGGCGGCGCCGTGGGCTACCTCGCCTGGAACGGCAACATGGACACCGCCATCGCCATCCGCACCGCGGTGATCAAGAACGGCGAACTGCACGTGCAGGCCGGCGGCGGCATCGTCGCCGACTCGGTGCCGGCGGCGGAGTGGGAAGAAACCATCAACAAACGCCGCGCAATGTTCCGCGCCGTCGCGCTGGCCGAACACACGGCCAAGGTGCATGGCCGAGATTGAGTCTGTGACCCGATAGAAAAGCCCCGCTTCGGCGGGGCTTTTTTATGGGGGCTTTGCGTTGGCAGTGGGCTGAGTGGTATCCGCCGATGCCGGACGGCTCCCTCTCTGTTCAAAGCGGGGCGCGCAGCCGCGGCCGGGGGAGAGGGTGTTTGGCCTGACCCTGGCGTTCGGCTTGGCACCATTCCCCCTCCCTAACCCTCCCCCTGAAGGGAGAGGGGACCGTTCGGAGCGGGATGAATCCATTACCTCAGCCGGCACAATCAGCCCCCTCTCCCTGTGGGAGAGGGTTGGGGTGAGGGGAACGCCCAGCGCAGGAGTATCAAAGGATACAGCCCTTGGTAGGAGCGAGCTTGCTCGCGAACTGAGTCTGCCGGCTCCTCCATCGCTGGGCGGGTTCGCGAGCAAGCTCGCTCCTAAAGCACATGACGTGTCGCGCACCGGGACTCAACCGGCCTGCCGCGCCTCCACCACCTGCAGGTTCGCCTTGCGCCGGGCCAGCGCGGCGTCCGCCTGCTGCGAACGTTCCTCCACATAGGCCGCCAGGTGATCCACCGCGACGTACTGCATCGCCTTGTGGCTGTCATCCAGCGTGGTCACCGGCAGGGCAATGCGCCCGCAGGACAGCGCCTTGCTAAAGTTCTCCCGGTTCAGGTTGCGGAACCAGCGCTCGCGCACCTGCTCCAGCGGCACCAGCACATCCCCGAAAATCTGATAGACCAGGCTCACCGTCTCCGGGCGCGGGGCGGGGCGGACATCTACGGTCGACTGCATGGGACTCTCCTGTTCCGATGGTGGTGGCGACAGGTGTAAATATAGCAAAGGTTGTATTTCGCTTCAATCGCTGCGCAAAGAAAACCCCGCCGAAGCGGGGTCGTACCTGTCCGAAACGGGGTCAGCGCACCAGGGTCGGCGCCCGGCGATGACGCACCGTGGACCACCAGAACACCCAGCCGATCATGCGGATCTGCCCATTGTCGAACTGCTCCGGCGGGTACTCCTCGTCCGGGTATTCGTCGCGGTTGAAGCTGCGCAGGCGGATGCCGCCGCCCGGCAGGCGGTAGACGAATTTCACCCGCAGCATGCCCTCGTGTTCCAGGGCATAGATCTCGCCGTCGGTGATGTGCGTGGTGGCGGTGTCGATGCCGATGGTGGAGCCATCCATGATCAGCGGCTCCATGCTGTTGCCGGTGAGCTGGGCGCAGATCGCCGCCGCCGGATCCACCCCCGCGGCGCGCAGGGTGGCGTAGGAGAAGCGCAGCTTGCGCCCCTCTATCTCGCGCACTGCGGTGCGTCCGGCGCCGGCCGCCAGCTCCACTTCCTTGTACAGGCGTAGTTCCACTTCGTCCTCGTCCAGCGGTGTGTCGCTATCCCATGGGTGCAACGGTTCCAGGCGCAGCGGGCTGCCATCGGCCGGGCGCGGCGCGGGTGCGTCGCTGCCCTGAGCCGGCGAGCCGTCGCCGGTGGCCAGCCAGGTCGGCGAGACCCCCAGCGCACTGGCGATCTCGATCAGCTTGCGCGTGCTCTGCGCCTTCCCCGAGGTCAGCTTGTGGATGGTGTTCTGCGAAACCCCGGCGGCTTCGGCCAGGGTTTCCTGCTTGAGATTACGCGAGGCCATCGCCTGTTTCAGGCGATCGGCCAGCGTCGATGAGGGCGTCTTGTCCATGGCGGCACTCTACCTCCTGGGTTGTAGCGTGTAAATAGCTTTGGTGTTGACTAAATATAGCTATGGTTGTAATCATAAAGGCCAGCAGCCCACCGGTGAGACGAAAACCGGGTCGGCTGAAGGGAGGCAGATGGCTTCCCCCTCACCGCGGCAAGGAGGTCGTGGGTTGCCTGCGCTGCAGGCTGGAGGACGCGGGCGGGCCAGGGAGGCGCCGCCCGTGTACCGGCAAGGGATGCCGTCGACGTGTCGGCATCCGCGACGAATAGATCGCGACTGACCACCCGGCGGCCGAAGGTTCGGCGACCACGGCGGGCACGTCGCCAGGAGGACATTCATGAACCACCGACCCCATTGCACCCCGCAGCCCGAATACGCCGCCCCTGTGGAGGTGCGCCGTGGCTGATATCGCCGACTACGCCAATGACCTGATGCTGGAGCGCATCGAGGAGATGCTGCACAGCCGCCGTGCCTCGGCGGCCGTCAGCTCCGCCGAATACTGCGAGGACTGCGGCGACGACATTCCACTGGCGCGCCGCCTGGCCGCGCCGGGCTGCACCCGCTGCATCGATTGCCAGGCCCTGGATGAACTGGAGCGGCGGCACTGAGCCGCAGGGGAGGAGCACCGTGATCAAACCCATTGATGAAATGCTGAAGCTCTGGGCCGAAGAAATGCACAACCCCGGCAGCGCCGGCGGCGGCTATGCCGGCGGCAACCTGCTGGCCATGATGATCGCCAACAGGGGCGAGATGATCCGTGGCACGCGGGGCAGCAAGGTGATCCTCGACCGCGTCGCCGAGCTGGACCTGATCATCAACCAACTGCCCGACGAGCAGAAGGATGTGGTCATCGAGCACTACCTCAACCGCGACAGCGAGGCCTCGCAGAAGTACCGGCACTGCCGCTGCAGCCGCAACACCTTCTACCTGCGCCTGCATGTGGCGCACCAGAGCATCCAGTCGCGGTTGATGCGCCGCGCCGCCTGACCTTTCCTCGCTCTTTCCGAAGCCCGGCCTTGCGCCGGGCTTCGTGCTGTTCATGGAGTGCGTTGCGCTATGCTCGCGTCCCATGACGACACCTATCCTCATTCGCCGCGCCGAACCCGCCGATACCGATGCCATCCTGCGCATCCTCGGTGAAACCTACGAAACCACCTGGAAGCCCGAGCTGACCGCCGACGCCATCGCGCGCTTCGAGTCCTCCGCGCATACCGCCGCTTACGTGCACGAGCGGCTGCCGTTCTTCCAGGTCGCCTGCATCGCTGGCGACGTGGTCGGCCTGCTCGACTGGCGCGACGATTTCATTGATGCCCTGCACGTGCCCCCGCGCCATCAACGCCTGGGAGTCGGTGCCGCATTGCTGCGCCACGCCGAAACCGCCATCGCCGATGCCGGGCACGCAGGCGTGCGCCTGGAGACCGACACCTTCAACCAGCAGGCGCGAGCGTTCTATGGCAAGCACGGCTATGCCGAGATCGACTTCTATCCCGACGAGGAATGGCACAGCGGCTTTACCACCGTGCTGATGCGCAAGAGCTTCTGAAATTTCGGACGCCAGATTTCGGCGTTTCGACAGCACATTGCGGCGCGTCATCGGTGTATTGCAGCGCATTCCCCAAGAAGCCTTGTTCCGGCGGGAATCGAGGGGTACAAAGTAGTCATTCTTGTAAAGGTGCGTCCCCAGGGAGCACAACGCGAAACCCCGAAAAGCCCGGCCACTGAGCCGGGCTTTTTCATGCCCGCGTTTTTTCGACCCGCCGTCGCGGCGGGTTGCCGGCGAGTGCGCCGGCAGTCATCCCCGGCTGGCTGATAGCCGCCGGTTTCGCCCGTTCGCGGGCGTCTTTATTCAAGGTGAGCCAATGGGCAACGAACCTCAGACCCTGGCCGACGTGCCTTTGTGGGGGCTGATCCTGCTCGCGGTGGCGGGCGGCATCAGCGGTGAAATGTGGCGCGCCGACAAGGCGGGCCTGGGCGGCTGGCGGCTGCTGCGGCGCCTGGCGCTGCGCTCGGGCGCCTCCATCGTCTGCGGCATGGCGGTGATGTTCCTGGCCATGTCCTGCGGCGCCTCGCTGACCCTGGCCGCCGCCATCGGCAGCCTGACCGCGGCGGCCGGCGCGGAGATCGCCGTCGGCCTGTATGAACGCTGGGCGGCGAAACGCCTGGGTGTCTGCGAACTGCCGCCGAGCGAGCGCGGGCAAGAGTGAAGCTGCAAGGAGACGATATGTCCGAACAACCTTTGACCCTGGCGCGGCTGCTCGATGCGGTGGAGCAAACGCTGAGTGCTCGACTGACCGAGGTCGGTACCTTCCTGCGCGGCCCGCTCCACGAGGTGCCGGCGACGCTCCCCGCGCTGGCGCTGGAATACGCCGGCCTGCTGCCGGGGCAGGACCCTGGCAACGGCCAGACGGCGCTGCTCTGCCGCCTGCAGGCGCGCGTGCTGGTGATGCGCGATGACGCCGAAGCCGAGGAGCTGGCGCTGCGCACTGTCGCGGCGCTGGCGGTAACGCTGCGCGCGCAGAACTGGGGGCTGGACCTTGCGCCGGTGAGCTTCATCCAGGCGCAGCCGGAACTCGACAATCCGGCGCTCGCGGCCTGCCGCGTGTGGCGGGTGGAGTGGCAGCAGCCGGTGCTGCTGGGCGACGCCGAATGGCCGTGGGAAGACCAGCCGCCGGGTAGTCTGGTGATCGGCTTCGATCCGCAGACCGGGCCCGGTCATGAGGACGATTACTTCGATCCCGGAGCCCTGCAATGAACCCGGATTATGTGAGCGCCGAACACGACCGCATGCTCGCCGCCCTGGTCATGCCCTGCGAAGTGGTGGCCGTGGACCTGGCGACAGCGCGGGTGCGGGTGCGCTCGGGCCAGTGGACCAGTGCCTGGGTGCGCTGGCACGCACAAGCCGCCGGTGCCGCCCGCCACTGGCGCGCACCGAGCCTGGGCGAGCAGGGCGTGTTGCTGAGCCCGTCCGGCATGGCCGCCATGGGCACCTTCGTGCCGGGGCTGTTCGGTGCCGCCTCGGCGCCCCCGAACAATCGCGGCGAGGTCGAGAGCTGGCATTTCCCCGATGGCGCGGTGCTCAGCTACGACTGGCAGGCGCATCGCTATGACCTGCAACTGCCCGCCGGCACCGCCACGGTGAAAGTGGGCGGCACGCAGGTGGTGATCGACCCCGGTGCGGTGACTGTCACCGCCGCCAGTATCCAGCTGAACGGGCCGGTGAGCATCAAGGGAGCGCTGACGGTGAACGGCAACATCAGCAGTACCGGCTCGATCATGGACACCGCCGGCAACAGCAACCACCACACCCACTGAAAACACTTCGATTTCCCATCCTGGCCCGCCGCGTGCGGGCCTCTGCATTTCTGGAGACCTGCCATGGGCACATTTTCCCGTGCGCACCCCGAGCGACGGAGGGCGCGGCCATGATCGGCATGGATCGACGCACCGGCCAGCCGCTCAGTGGGCTGGCGCACCTGAAACAATCCATCGAGGACATCCTCACCACGCCGCTGGGCAGCCGGCGCATGCGCCCCGAGTACGGCAGCCGCCTGCGGCGTATGGTCGACCTGCCGGTGACCGAGGGCTGGAAGGGCGCGGTGCAGGCGGAAGTGGCCCGCGCCATCGGCCGCTGGGAGCCCCGCCTGCGGCTGAGTTCGGTACAGGTGGTGGCGGTGGTCGCGGGCAGCGTGTCGCTGCGCCTGCGCGGCGTCTACCTGGGCGATGAAATCGGCCTGGAGGTGGCGGCATGAGCTTGATCGACCTGTCCCAATTGCCAGCGCCCGAAGTGGTCGAGAGCCTCGACTACGAAACGCTCTATGAAGAGCTGCTGGCCGATTTTCGCAACGCCATGGGCGAGGGCTGGACCGCCGCGGTGGAGTCCGACCCGGTGCTCAAGTTGCTGGAGTTGGCGGCCTACCGCGAGCTGCTGCTGCGCGCCCGGATCAACGACGCCGCTCGCGCCGTGATGCTCGGCTACGCGACCCAGGGCGACCTGGACCAATTGGCCGCCGGCTACAACGTCAAGCGCCTGGTGATCCAGGAGGCCGACGCCACCACGTCGCCGCCGACCCCGGCCGTGCTGGAGGGCGATGACTCGTTGCGCAACCGCACCCAGTTGGCCTTCGACCAGCTCTCTGTGGCCGGCCCGCGTAATGCCTACGTGGCCTTCGCCCTCGGCGCCGACGGACGCATCGCCGATGTCTCGGCGATCAGCCCGCAGCCGTGCGAGGCGCTGGTCAGCGTGCTGTCGTCCGAGGGCAACGGCGCTGCCTCCACCGACCTGCTGGATGCGGTGCGCCGCGCGTTGAACGACGAGGACGTGCGCCCGGTGGGGGACCGCCTCACGGTGCAGTCCGCCGCCATCGTGCCCTACCAGGTGGACGCCGTGCTCTACATCTACCCGGGTCCGGAAGCCGAGCTGATCCAGCAGGCCGCCGAGGCGTCGCTGCAGACCTATATCGCCACCCAGCGCCGCATCGGCCGCGACATCCGCCGCAGCGCGCTGTTCGCCGCGCTGCATGTGGAAGGCGTGCAGCGTGTGGAACTGGCCAAGCCTGCGGCCGACGTGGTGCTCGATGCCACCCAGGCGGCGTACTGCAGCGGCTACCAGATCCGCGTCGGAGGTTCGGATGAGTAGCCGCCTGCTGCCGATCAACTCGACGCCGCTGGAGCGAGCCCTGGCCGACGTGCAGGTCGCCGATCTGCCGGTCCCCCTGCGCGAGCTGATGGACCCGCAACGCTGCCCGGTCGCGCTGCTGCCGTACCTGGCCTGGGCCTGGTCGGTGGACCGCTGGGACCCGGCCTGGAGCGAGACGGTCAAGCGCAAGGCAGTGGCTGCGGCGTTCCGCATCCACCAGCACAAGGGCACCATCGCCGCGCTGCGGCGGGTGATCGAGCCGCTGGGTTACCTGATCGAGATCATCGAGTGGTGGCAGGGCGCGCCCATGGGCGAGCCGGGCACCTTTCGCCTGCGCATCGGCGTGCTCGACAGTGGCATCAGCGAGGAAATGTACCAGGAGGTGGAGCGCCTGATCGACGACGCCAAACCGCTCACGCGGCACCTCATCGGGCTGGATATCAGCCTGGAATCCCAGGGGCGGATCACCGTCGGCTCCGGGCAATACGACGGCGACATTGTCACCGTCTACCCCTACCTCCCGGACGTGATCGAAGCGATCGGCAGCCACGGCTTGCCGGGCCGGGAACACACCATCGATAGCTTGAGTGTCTACCCATGGCAGTAACCTACTACGCACTTCTCACCACGATCGGTGCCGGCAAGCTGGCGAACGCCACCGCGCTGGGCACCACCCTGAAAATCACCCAGCTCGCGGTGGGCGATGGTGGCGGCAACGTGCCGACCCCCGACGCCAGCCGCACCCAGCTGGTCAACGAAGTCCGTCGCGCGCCGCTGAACCGTCTGAGCGTCGACCCGGCGAACAGCTCGCAGATCATCGCCGAACAGGTCATCCCCGAGGACGTGGGCGGCTGGTGGATCCGCGAGATGGGCCTGTACGACGAAGCCGGCGCGCTGATCGCCTACGCCAACTGCGCGCCTTCCTACAAACCGCAACTGGCCGAAGGCAGCGGCCGCACCCAGACCGTGCGCATCGTGCTGATTGTCAGCAATGCAGCGTCGGTGGAACTGAAGATCGACCCGAGCGTGGTGCTGGCGACGCGGGAGTATGTGGATAACTCCATTGTCACAGCGCTGAACCGGCTGGACTACAAGCAGTCGGTGCGAGCAGCGACCACGGCGAGTGTCAGCCTGAGCGGCCTGCAGACGGTGGATGGTGTGGCGCTGGCCGCGGGCGACCGGGTGCTGGTGAAGAACCAAACCAATGCCGTGGACAATGGGCTGTATGTCGTCGCTACCGGCGCCTGGAAACGTGCGACCGATGCCGACGAGAACAGCGAGGTGACGCCGGGCCTCACCGTGACGGTGGAAAGCGGCACCGCGCAGGCGGACAGCGTGTGGCAGTTGGTGACCGATGGGGCGATTGTCCTGGGGACTACAGCGCTGACGTTCCAGAACATTACCAATGGGTTGGCGAAGCTGGCGTCGCCGGCCTTCAGTGGCGTTCCGACGGCACCAACGGCGGCAGTGGGCAACAACACCCAGCAACTGGCGACCACGGCGTTCACGCAAGCAGCGATTGCTCCTCTTGCGCCTGTGGCTTCGCCTGCATTCACCGGAACGCCGACTGCCCCGACAGCCGCTGTCGGTAGCAATACTCAGCAGCTTGCTACCACAGCGTTTGTTCAGACAGCGGTGACTCCGCTAGCTCCGCTAGCATCGCCCGGATTTACCGGAGTTCCGACTGCCGCGACGGCATCTGCAGGCACCAATACACCACAGCTGGCTACGACAGCTTTCGTGCAGGCTGCTGTTGGGCCTCTGGCACCTCTAGCATCTCCTGCTTTCACTGGGACACCAATCGCTCCAACTGCAGTTGTGGGGAGCAACACTCAACAACTGGCCACAACCGCATTTGTTCAGTCTGCAGTCAATACGTTGCTCGGGGCTGCTCCCGCGACGCTAAATACCTTAGCCAAACTGGCGACGGCGTTGAACAACGACCCGGCATTGGCCACGAATCTGAACAACGCGCTTGCGCTCAAGGCTCCTTTGGCAAGCCCAGCTCTCACGGGCGTGCCTACGGCTCCGACAGCGGCAGCTGGATCGAATTCTTCGCAGGTCGCTAACACTTCGTTTGTTCAGAACGCGCTGGCTTTCGCATCCAGCAAGAGCGTCTACGGCGGTTACCAGGCCCTGCCTGGGGGAACCATGTTGCAGTACGGTGCTTTCCTGATCTCGGAAAACGGGAAATTCACTGGAAGTTTCCCCATAGCATTCCCGGTTGCTTGTGTTGCGTTAGTGGTTTCCAGCCCAGGCTACAACTACATCCTCAACGGTGAGGGTATCAGCAGGACGCAATACACCATCGAGGGATACACGTTGGCCGGTGCCATCGCCAACGTGGGGTTTCGTTGGATTGCCATTGGCTATTGAGGTGTTAGATGACGATATTTTACTCGCCCCAAACGCGGGGTTTTTACGTTGATAGTATTCATGGCGAATCTATTCCGGATGACCGGATCGAGGTCTCCGAGGATAAGCACTGGGAATTGTTGGTGGGCCAACAGGAGGGGGGCTCTATCGTAGTCGTTGACGGCAAACTGGTGCTGCAAAAACAGGCTGCCGAGAGAACCACCGAGGAGTGGGAACGGAGCATTGCTCATAGGCGCTATGCCGAAGAGGTGTCTGGAGTCGAAGTCGCAGGCACGAAGTTCGAGACCACCCGAGAAAGTCAGAGCCTCATGGGCAGCGCTTTGGTACATGCAATGGACAATCCTGATTACACCTGTCTTTGGAAAACGGCCAGCGGATTCAAGGAGATGAGCGTGGCTGAACTGCGTTCGGTCCTGGGCGTGGTTCGATCTCACGTTCAGGCGTGTTTCGATCGGGAAGCCGCTCTTCTCGATCACCTAAAAGCTGGCACCTTGACTGAACACATGCTTGATCAAGGCTGGCCCTCTTGATCCCACCCATCTAACCCTGCCCGCTGCCCTTACAGCCAGGGCAAACCACCCAACCGCCTCCCGGCGGTTTTTTTATGTCTGGAGAAAACCTATGAGCTTCTTTCACGGCGTCACCGTGACCAATGTCGACGTCGGTGCGCGCACCATTGCGCTGCCGTCGTCCTCGATCATCGGCCTGGTGGATACCTTCACCCCCGAGGCCAAGCTGACCGCGCAGGCCGATGTGCCGGTGCTGCTCACCAGCCTGCGCGAAGCGGCTGCCGCCTTTGGCACCGCGTCGGCGATCTACAAGTCCTGCACCGCCATCTTCACCCAGTCCGCCGCGGTGGTCGTGGCGGTGGGTGTGGCCAAGGTCGAGGATGCGGCGCAGCTGACCTCCGCGATCATCGGCACCGTCACCGAAGCCGGCCAGCGGACCGGCCTGCAGGCGCTGCTCGATGGCAAGTCGCGCTTCAACGCCCAGCCGCGCCTGCTGGTCGCACCGAAGCACTCCGCCACCCAGGCGGTCGCCACCGCCATGGGCGCACTGGCCGAGAAGCTGCGCGCCATCGCCATCGTCGACGGCCCGAACACCACCGACGAGGCGGCCATCGCCTATGCCGGCGAGTTCGGCAACAAGCGTATCTACCTGGTCGATCCGGGGGTGCAGTACTGGGATACCGCCAGCAGCGCCACCGTCAACGCGCCGGCCTCGGCCAACGCCGCCGCGCTGTTCGCCTGGACCGACAGCCAGTACGGCTTCTGGTCCTCGCCGTCGAACAAGGAACTGCTCGGCATCACCGGTACCGGCCGCCCCATCGAGTTCCTCGACGGCGACGAGACCTGCCGCGCCAACCTGCTCAACAACGCCAACATCACCACCATCATCCGCGACGACGGCTATCGCCTGTGGGGCAACCGTACGCTCTCCAGCGACGCCAAGTGGGCCTTCGTGACCCGCGTGCGGACCATGGACATGGTGATGGACGCGATCCTCGCCGGGCACAAGTGGGCGGTCGACCGCGGCATCACCAAGACCTACGTGAAGGACGTCACCGAGGGCCTGCAGGCCTTCATGCGCGACCTGAAGAACCAGGGCGCGGTGATCGACTTCGAGGTCTACGCCGACCCGGACCTCAACACCGCCAGCCAACTGGCCCAGGGCAAGGTGTACTGGAACATCCGCTTCACCGACGTACCGCCGGCCGAGAACCCCAACTTCCGCGTCGAGGTGACCGATCAGTGGCTCACCGAAGTCCTGGACGCAGCTTAAGGAGAACCCCAGATGATTCCGCAGATCCTCACCAACACCAACCTGTTCGTCGACGGCGTCAGCTTCGCCGGTGACGTGCCCTCCCTGACCCTGCCTGCCCTCAAGGTGAAGACCCAGGAGTACCGCGCCGGCGGCATGGATGCGCCGATCCTGCTCGACATGGG from Pseudomonas sp. GCEP-101 includes these protein-coding regions:
- a CDS encoding phage tail sheath family protein; this translates as MSFFHGVTVTNVDVGARTIALPSSSIIGLVDTFTPEAKLTAQADVPVLLTSLREAAAAFGTASAIYKSCTAIFTQSAAVVVAVGVAKVEDAAQLTSAIIGTVTEAGQRTGLQALLDGKSRFNAQPRLLVAPKHSATQAVATAMGALAEKLRAIAIVDGPNTTDEAAIAYAGEFGNKRIYLVDPGVQYWDTASSATVNAPASANAAALFAWTDSQYGFWSSPSNKELLGITGTGRPIEFLDGDETCRANLLNNANITTIIRDDGYRLWGNRTLSSDAKWAFVTRVRTMDMVMDAILAGHKWAVDRGITKTYVKDVTEGLQAFMRDLKNQGAVIDFEVYADPDLNTASQLAQGKVYWNIRFTDVPPAENPNFRVEVTDQWLTEVLDAA
- a CDS encoding DUF4376 domain-containing protein, which produces MTIFYSPQTRGFYVDSIHGESIPDDRIEVSEDKHWELLVGQQEGGSIVVVDGKLVLQKQAAERTTEEWERSIAHRRYAEEVSGVEVAGTKFETTRESQSLMGSALVHAMDNPDYTCLWKTASGFKEMSVAELRSVLGVVRSHVQACFDREAALLDHLKAGTLTEHMLDQGWPS